In the genome of Ostrinia nubilalis chromosome 30, ilOstNubi1.1, whole genome shotgun sequence, one region contains:
- the LOC135085949 gene encoding probable ATP-dependent RNA helicase DDX46, with the protein MGRSPSPPRRRDDRRREDRRDRDRDRDRRRQRTRSRSRSLERRRRSPDRRRSPSPRRRRSRSISPIPTSSFAPKPKKTFGERPIVTPADLEGKTPEEQEMLKVMGFCGFDTTKEPVQEEKDIMELEENGLNDDAEPVKMTLEQELEMELKREKENFNKQKPKPRLDYEKVLKKEMSVYETERVRGEYLSMVYDYLMILKPTSVEAERAFSAAGYICSSVRLGV; encoded by the exons ATGGGGCGGTCGCCTAGCCCGCCGCGGCGACGCGACGACCGGCGTCGTGAGGACAGAAGAGACCGAGATAGGGACCGCGACAGGAGAAGACAGCGGACCCGGTCCCGTTCCCGGTCTCTAGAGCGGCGTAGACGGTCCCCGGACCGGCGGCGGTCCCCATCGCCGAGACGCAGAAGATCTCGCTCCATATCTCCAATACCTACCTCATCGTTCGCTCCGAAGCCGAAAAAGACGTTCGGAGAGCGTCCCATAGTCACCCCCGCCGATTTGGAGGGAAAAACGCCAGAAGAGCAAGAAATGCTGAAAGTTATGGGCTTCTGCGGCTTCGATACAACCAAAG agCCGGTGCAAGAAGAAAAAGATATCATGGAGTTAGAAGAGAATGGTTTAAATGATGACGCAGAACCCGTGAAAATGACTTTAGAGCAAGAGCTTGAGATGGAACTTAAAAGAGAGAAGGAGaactttaataaacaaaagCCAAAGCCAAGATTAGATTACGAAAAGGTACTGAAAAAAGAAATGAGCGTTTATGAGACCGAACGAGTGCGAGGTGAATATTTATCTATGGTGTATGACTATTTAATGATCCTAAAACCGACTAGTGTAGAGGCCGAAAGGGCATTTTCAGCAGCCGGCTACATATGCAGTTCTGTGCGGTTGGGAGTTTAG